TTACAAGTTGAATGGCTTTTATTTTTCCCTCAATGAAAATGCACAATAGCTGGCTAGAAATTACGAAATCTTGTCATTCGACTCTCAAAAATTATAGAAGACATGAAAGGAAAGTTCGACAAAGCTTATTTGTAAGTGTTGAAATTAATAATACAATTGCTAAAGTGACAGTTTGGCATAATTGATTGAACAGAGTGCGTTTGGCTTGAAGCCGCAAAACTTACATGCACTTCGCCACCAGCCATGGTGTTTACATCAGAAGCTTCTTTTGAAAGAAACGGACGACTAAGAATGTCCGAGCTAGCACGTTTCTGTGAGGCTGAGCTATCCTTTATGTAGGATATCAAGCTTTGTACGTTTTTATGCTTTGTAATTGCGCAAATTTGCTTTGCATCAACCCCGGCTTGGTGAAGTCTTGTTATAGTGGACGCCCTTACGCAATGTGCTGTGTAAACCTGGGAAAGTCCAGGCCCCGGTTCCTGGAAAgccgattagcgctaatcgtggATTAAATCCCTTTAACCCAGGAATAAAATTTATCCATAGATTAGTTTCTGTTCCTGAAAGCACGATTAGCGCTATCCAAAGGATAAactaagggttaaatttaacacacctagcgaggtggattaactcGCTAACCTTCcgattaaaattttcaaaacaaacaaaatggcggacttaTTGTTTGATCTTTTTGCGGTTCCGCGTCGAGAAAAGAAGTATAGGATTCATGACATCGACTTAACAAACTTTTCCGAAGAAGAACTTAAGAGCCGCTTTCGTTTTGGCCGTGATTCTATTATATTTTTGGTCGAACTTCTACGCGAAGATCTTGAACGACCAACTTCGCGAAACCATGCTTTATCGCCAACTGTTCAAGTTCTTGTGGCGTTGCGCTTCTTTGCGTCTGGAAGCTTTCTCCAAGTAATTGGCGATACCGTAGGACTGCCAAAGTCCACCGTTTCTCGGACAATTCGAGACGTTTCTGCAGCATTAATCCAAAAGCGGAACGAATTTATCCACTGGCCAACAACCGCCGATGAGATTCAACGAGTAAAGGAAGGGTTTCTCCGCAAAGGAGGATTCCCAGGGGTGATAGGATGTGTAGACGG
Above is a genomic segment from Acropora muricata isolate sample 2 chromosome 1, ASM3666990v1, whole genome shotgun sequence containing:
- the LOC136929808 gene encoding putative nuclease HARBI1 → MADLLFDLFAVPRREKKYRIHDIDLTNFSEEELKSRFRFGRDSIIFLVELLREDLERPTSRNHALSPTVQVLVALRFFASGSFLQVIGDTVGLPKSTVSRTIRDVSAALIQKRNEFIHWPTTADEIQRVKEGFLRKGGFPGVIGCVDGTHIRLQRPSQNEADYVNRKGYHSINVQAICDHRGEKLEIFFHDFLGENMLWLFFYVNLSIKTF